A part of Alkalidesulfovibrio alkalitolerans DSM 16529 genomic DNA contains:
- a CDS encoding ParA family protein, with the protein MARQIVIANQKGGVGKTTTAVNLAACLAVMEKRVLLVDCDPQANASSGLGTYAEDGNLNLYSVLFQPEKGTQAIVPTALPFLSIIPSSQDLVGAELELADKLGREFYLRDLMESVSRDFDFIILDCPPSLGLLTVNALCAATELLIPLQCEYYAMEGIAQLLKTFTLVRRRLNPTLALLGVVLTMYDKRNRLSGQVKNEVRRTLPNFLFDTVVPRNVRLSEAPSFGKPVISYDIKSVGATAYLQLAQEVVRRKAGTV; encoded by the coding sequence ATGGCACGACAGATAGTCATCGCGAACCAGAAGGGTGGAGTGGGCAAGACCACGACGGCCGTCAATCTTGCGGCCTGTCTCGCGGTCATGGAGAAGCGGGTGCTGCTGGTCGATTGCGATCCACAGGCCAACGCATCAAGCGGTCTTGGAACTTACGCCGAGGACGGCAACCTCAACCTCTACTCGGTGCTGTTCCAGCCGGAGAAAGGGACTCAGGCCATCGTGCCCACGGCGCTTCCCTTTCTGTCCATCATCCCGTCCTCACAGGATCTCGTCGGCGCGGAGTTGGAGTTGGCCGACAAGCTCGGCCGCGAGTTTTACCTGCGCGACCTCATGGAGTCGGTTTCCAGGGACTTCGACTTCATCATCCTGGACTGCCCGCCGTCGCTCGGGCTGCTCACGGTCAACGCCCTGTGCGCGGCCACGGAGCTGCTCATTCCCTTGCAGTGCGAGTACTACGCCATGGAGGGAATCGCCCAGCTCCTGAAGACCTTCACGCTCGTGCGGCGCAGACTGAACCCGACGCTCGCGCTTCTCGGCGTCGTCCTGACGATGTATGACAAGCGCAATCGTCTTTCGGGACAGGTCAAGAACGAGGTGCGCCGCACCCTCCCGAATTTCCTCTTCGACACCGTGGTGCCACGCAACGTCCGGCTCTCCGAGGCGCCGAGCTTTGGCAAGCCGGTGATCTCCTACGACATAAAGTCCGTGGGGGCGACCGCCTATCTGCAATTGGCGCAAGAGGTCGTGCGCCGCAAGGCTGGGACCGTTTAA
- a CDS encoding 4Fe-4S dicluster domain-containing protein, which translates to MSRIVIREERCKGCLLCTVVCPKEIIAQSERFNAMGYKVAEVPEGRMEECTGCASCAKVCPDYCITVFKTEKPAKEKK; encoded by the coding sequence ATGTCGCGCATCGTCATTCGCGAGGAACGCTGCAAAGGCTGTCTCCTGTGCACGGTGGTCTGCCCCAAGGAGATCATCGCGCAATCGGAGCGATTCAACGCCATGGGCTACAAGGTCGCCGAAGTGCCCGAAGGCCGCATGGAGGAGTGTACGGGCTGCGCCTCCTGCGCAAAGGTCTGCCCCGACTACTGCATCACGGTTTTCAAGACCGAAAAGCCCGCCAAGGAGAAGAAGTGA
- a CDS encoding slipin family protein: protein MISVLPIAAIVLFLLMSALRVLNEYERGVIFRLGRVIKAKGPGLILLIPVIDKMTRVSLRIVTLDVPHQDVITRDNVSVKVNAVVYFRVVDPVKSIIEVEDFIFATSQLAQTTLRSVCGGVELDDLLAHREEVNQRIQDILDKHTDPWGIKVTTVEVKYIDLPQEMQRAMAKQAEAERERRAKVIAAEGEFQAADKLTQAAKIIAESPQALQLRYLQTLREMSSESKAATVIPVPLDLLRMAMKP from the coding sequence ATGATTTCCGTTCTTCCCATTGCGGCCATTGTCTTGTTCCTGCTCATGAGCGCCCTGCGCGTGCTCAACGAGTACGAACGAGGGGTCATCTTCCGCCTCGGTCGGGTCATCAAGGCCAAGGGGCCGGGACTGATTCTGCTCATCCCGGTGATCGACAAGATGACCCGTGTCTCGCTACGCATCGTGACGCTCGACGTTCCGCACCAGGACGTCATCACCCGTGACAACGTCAGCGTAAAGGTCAACGCGGTCGTGTATTTCCGCGTCGTTGATCCTGTGAAGTCGATCATAGAGGTCGAGGACTTCATCTTTGCCACGTCGCAACTCGCCCAAACCACGCTGCGCAGCGTCTGCGGAGGAGTGGAGCTCGATGATCTCCTCGCACATCGCGAGGAGGTCAACCAGCGCATCCAGGACATATTGGACAAGCACACCGATCCCTGGGGCATCAAGGTCACGACGGTCGAGGTGAAGTACATCGACCTCCCGCAGGAGATGCAGCGCGCCATGGCCAAGCAGGCCGAAGCCGAACGCGAACGGCGCGCCAAGGTCATCGCCGCCGAGGGCGAGTTTCAGGCCGCGGACAAGCTGACCCAGGCCGCCAAGATCATCGCCGAGTCCCCCCAGGCCCTGCAGCTTCGCTACCTGCAGACCTTGCGAGAGATGTCTTCCGAGAGCAAGGCAGCGACGGTCATACCCGTCCCTCTCGACCTCTTGCGCATGGCCATGAAGCCCTAG
- a CDS encoding NfeD family protein, with product MEKNRSLSFPCRTRLRILAAWPLVLLALGFLLLPLSLSRAAPQTNGESFLVREVTIKGGISPAQSDLLSDALRAAVDDGAALLVVRLDTPGGTVQAMRDMVMTILNAPLPVAVHVAPAGARATSAGVFLVAASHVAVMHPQSTIGAATPVKMDGEDVDQTMAAKIMNDILSFVRSVAQSRGRNVDWYERAVREAESITAQEAALLKVVDFLAEDTLDLLEQTGSRGIPFAGQTIKFSPSDARVEIHEPGFRHSVLSWLLDPQIAYLLLLGGMAGLFFELTSPGAVFPGVLGGLCLLLGLYAMSVLPTNVAGLVLLLFGVVLFLLEVHVTSYGLLSVAGVVSLFVGSTILFRAGEGAQVDQMTVIVTVAGVSALLGLAVWLTAKAHHEKPVGGLEGMVGARGVVQRWSGNRGSILVHGELWSAVSADNLEYSAGDVVRVIRAESLTLEVMLEAHTDSGHGPVN from the coding sequence ATGGAGAAAAATCGCTCCCTTTCCTTCCCCTGCCGTACCCGTCTCCGCATTCTTGCGGCGTGGCCACTCGTCCTTCTCGCCCTGGGCTTCCTCCTTCTGCCCCTTTCTTTGTCCCGCGCCGCCCCGCAGACCAATGGAGAGAGTTTTCTGGTCCGCGAGGTGACCATCAAGGGGGGCATCAGCCCCGCCCAAAGCGATCTCCTTTCCGACGCGTTGCGCGCCGCCGTGGATGACGGGGCCGCGTTGCTCGTGGTGCGCCTTGATACTCCCGGTGGAACCGTGCAGGCCATGCGCGACATGGTCATGACCATCCTGAACGCGCCCTTGCCTGTGGCCGTGCATGTCGCCCCCGCAGGGGCCAGGGCGACCTCGGCCGGGGTCTTTCTCGTCGCGGCGTCGCACGTCGCGGTCATGCACCCGCAGTCCACCATCGGCGCGGCCACACCCGTGAAAATGGACGGCGAGGATGTCGATCAGACCATGGCGGCCAAGATCATGAACGACATCCTCAGTTTCGTGCGCAGTGTCGCCCAGTCACGAGGACGCAACGTAGATTGGTACGAACGCGCCGTGCGCGAGGCCGAGAGCATCACCGCGCAAGAAGCCGCGCTGCTCAAAGTGGTGGACTTTCTGGCTGAGGACACCTTGGATCTGCTCGAACAAACAGGTTCTCGGGGCATTCCCTTTGCCGGACAGACAATCAAGTTTTCGCCCTCTGACGCCCGCGTCGAGATTCATGAACCAGGTTTTCGGCATTCGGTCCTTTCCTGGCTATTGGACCCGCAAATCGCCTACCTCCTCCTGCTGGGCGGCATGGCAGGGCTCTTCTTCGAACTGACGTCGCCCGGAGCGGTGTTTCCCGGCGTTCTCGGCGGGCTGTGCCTGTTGCTCGGGCTTTACGCCATGTCGGTCCTGCCAACCAACGTGGCTGGCCTAGTGTTGCTGCTTTTCGGAGTCGTTTTGTTCCTGCTCGAAGTGCACGTCACGAGTTACGGCTTGTTGTCCGTCGCGGGCGTGGTGTCCCTTTTCGTTGGCTCCACGATCCTTTTTAGGGCAGGGGAGGGGGCCCAGGTGGACCAGATGACCGTCATCGTCACCGTGGCCGGAGTCTCAGCGCTGCTTGGCCTGGCCGTCTGGCTTACCGCCAAGGCGCATCACGAGAAGCCAGTCGGTGGGCTCGAAGGCATGGTCGGGGCGCGCGGCGTGGTCCAGCGCTGGAGCGGCAACCGCGGCTCCATCCTCGTTCATGGAGAGCTGTGGAGCGCCGTCTCCGCAGACAATCTGGAATATTCCGCAGGCGACGTCGTCCGGGTGATCCGGGCCGAGAGCCTGACCCTCGAGGTCATGCTCGAGGCGCACACGGATTCCGGCCACGGCCCGGTCAACTGA
- the coaBC gene encoding bifunctional phosphopantothenoylcysteine decarboxylase/phosphopantothenate--cysteine ligase CoaBC — MRALPVFTNFGGKRAHLLAHGSVAICKTPELLRMLLASGMNAGATLTRAAQRFVRPLLLESLGATPVYGGLWADEGGEPHDVFGHLEPAQNADVMAVVPATANALAKLAHGLADDMASTQALAFGGPLVIAPAMNQRLWEAPATRENWETLKRRGCICLEPGLGCMACGEEGQGRLPDVEEILYHVLRAAGPGDLAGKRVLVTLGPTREMWDGVRFLSNSSSGAMGAALAAAAWLRGAEVTAVVGPCEARLPSGISVVRVVSAREMHEAALALWPGANIACLTAAVSDFRPIPYGAEKFKKKTAQGGQLGFDLEENPDILLNMGQSKKSGQTLIGFAAETSSLAENARAKLVGKNCDLLVANLVGVPESGFETSTNRITLLDRAGREESWPVLPKPEVAWRIWDHVSLL; from the coding sequence ATGCGCGCGTTGCCTGTTTTCACCAATTTCGGGGGCAAGCGTGCGCACTTGCTGGCGCACGGCAGCGTCGCCATTTGCAAGACTCCGGAATTGTTGCGAATGCTGCTTGCATCCGGCATGAATGCCGGGGCGACGCTGACCCGTGCCGCGCAGCGTTTCGTGCGTCCGCTGCTCCTCGAATCGCTCGGCGCCACACCGGTCTACGGCGGCCTGTGGGCAGACGAGGGAGGCGAACCGCACGACGTGTTCGGCCATCTCGAACCGGCCCAGAACGCGGACGTCATGGCTGTGGTTCCTGCCACGGCCAATGCCCTGGCCAAGCTCGCCCACGGTCTGGCCGATGACATGGCCTCCACTCAGGCCCTTGCCTTCGGCGGCCCGCTCGTCATCGCCCCGGCCATGAACCAGCGCCTGTGGGAGGCCCCGGCCACCCGCGAGAACTGGGAGACGCTGAAACGGCGCGGGTGCATCTGCCTCGAACCCGGCTTGGGCTGCATGGCCTGCGGGGAGGAGGGACAGGGAAGGCTGCCCGACGTCGAGGAAATCCTTTATCACGTGCTGCGCGCGGCTGGCCCCGGCGATCTCGCGGGCAAGCGGGTGCTCGTGACGCTCGGGCCCACACGCGAGATGTGGGACGGCGTGCGTTTTCTTTCCAACTCCTCGTCCGGAGCCATGGGCGCGGCCTTGGCCGCGGCGGCATGGCTGCGCGGGGCCGAGGTTACGGCTGTTGTCGGCCCCTGCGAGGCGCGACTGCCGTCCGGGATCAGCGTCGTGCGTGTGGTTTCGGCGCGCGAAATGCACGAGGCCGCGCTCGCCCTGTGGCCTGGCGCGAACATCGCCTGCCTCACTGCTGCGGTCTCCGATTTCAGGCCGATCCCCTACGGCGCAGAGAAATTCAAGAAGAAGACTGCCCAGGGCGGTCAGCTTGGATTCGATCTGGAAGAGAACCCCGACATTCTGCTGAACATGGGGCAAAGCAAAAAGTCCGGACAGACCCTCATCGGGTTCGCTGCCGAAACCTCGTCGCTGGCCGAAAACGCCCGCGCGAAGCTTGTAGGCAAGAATTGCGACCTCCTCGTCGCCAATCTCGTGGGTGTGCCCGAGTCGGGGTTCGAAACCTCGACCAACCGCATCACTCTCCTCGACCGAGCGGGCAGGGAGGAATCCTGGCCAGTACTGCCTAAGCCAGAGGTTGCGTGGCGCATATGGGATCACGTTTCGCTGCTCTAG
- the queA gene encoding tRNA preQ1(34) S-adenosylmethionine ribosyltransferase-isomerase QueA, with amino-acid sequence MKPDLIATTDEADLLLESYDFELPQEQIAQHPAERRDASRLMILDRSRDKVVSARFADLPDILAERLPDGALLVANDSRVAPARVMGARETGGRVEMLLLTPPPLLRPSPGGASDWTTARAEALLRASKTLRPGETVHFGEDLAARIVAKGEFGRHEIELSWRGELSVVLERCGAIPLPPYIRRDPGVEDATRYQTIYADPQKTGSVAAPTAGLHFTPVIRERLAQRGFEFAFVTLYVGYGTFSPVRAKDLREHRMHAEYIEIPEQTAGMIRTAKMEGRPVLAVGTTSARTLEGAFQASGEIQAFAGSTDIFITPGYRFRVVDHMLTNFHLPLSSLIIMISGFAGRARVLSAYDQAVREGYRFFSYGDAMLIL; translated from the coding sequence ATGAAACCCGATCTCATCGCAACGACCGACGAGGCCGATCTCCTCCTCGAAAGTTACGACTTCGAACTGCCGCAGGAGCAGATAGCCCAGCACCCAGCCGAGCGTCGCGACGCCTCGCGGCTGATGATCCTCGACCGCAGCCGGGACAAGGTTGTCTCGGCGCGTTTCGCCGACCTGCCGGACATCCTCGCCGAGCGCCTGCCAGACGGCGCGCTGCTGGTGGCCAACGACTCGCGCGTGGCGCCTGCGCGCGTCATGGGCGCGCGCGAGACGGGCGGCCGGGTCGAAATGCTCCTGCTAACGCCCCCTCCTCTGCTCCGGCCAAGTCCTGGCGGCGCGTCCGATTGGACAACCGCACGGGCCGAAGCCCTGCTGCGCGCCTCGAAGACTCTCAGGCCCGGCGAGACCGTGCATTTCGGCGAGGATCTCGCGGCCCGGATCGTGGCCAAGGGCGAATTCGGCCGCCACGAGATAGAGTTGTCGTGGCGTGGCGAGCTCTCGGTCGTTCTGGAGCGGTGCGGCGCGATCCCCCTGCCGCCCTACATCCGGCGCGATCCCGGAGTCGAGGACGCGACGCGCTACCAGACCATCTACGCAGACCCCCAAAAAACCGGCTCCGTGGCCGCGCCCACGGCCGGACTGCACTTCACCCCCGTGATCAGGGAGCGGCTCGCCCAGCGAGGCTTCGAATTTGCCTTCGTGACCCTGTACGTGGGCTACGGCACTTTCAGCCCGGTACGAGCCAAGGATCTGCGCGAGCACCGCATGCACGCGGAATACATCGAGATACCCGAACAGACAGCCGGGATGATCCGCACCGCCAAGATGGAGGGCCGCCCGGTCCTGGCCGTGGGCACCACCTCGGCCAGAACCCTTGAAGGCGCCTTCCAGGCGAGCGGAGAAATCCAGGCCTTTGCCGGGTCCACCGACATATTCATCACGCCAGGCTATCGCTTCAGGGTCGTGGACCACATGCTCACGAATTTCCATCTCCCTTTATCTTCGCTGATAATCATGATATCGGGATTTGCCGGACGAGCCCGCGTACTGTCCGCCTATGACCAGGCGGTTCGGGAAGGATACCGATTCTTCTCCTACGGCGACGCCATGCTCATCCTCTAG
- a CDS encoding NAD-dependent epimerase, whose amino-acid sequence MKVLVTGAAGFIGYHLSARLLADGFEVVGLDALTDYYDVNLKKARLARLQANKAFTFVNVDLNDESGVATLFKAHSFDYVVNLAAQAGVRYSLINPKSYINANINGFGHILEGCRHTGVKHLVFASSSSVYGLNTKMPFSVHDNVDHPISLYAASKKANELMAHSYSYLFKLPCTGLRFFTVYGPWGRPDMALFLFTKGILEGTPINVFNHGKMKRDFTYIDDIIEGVVRVMLKAPTPNDEWSSLSPDPSSSPAPYKIYNIGNNNCVELERYIEVLEEQLGAKAIKNYMDMQPGDVPATYADVDDLIRDVGFKPSTTIETGIANFVAWYREYYNC is encoded by the coding sequence ATGAAAGTACTTGTCACCGGAGCCGCCGGCTTCATTGGTTATCATCTCTCAGCGCGTCTGTTGGCTGACGGCTTCGAGGTCGTCGGGCTCGACGCCCTGACCGACTACTACGACGTCAATCTCAAAAAGGCCCGCTTGGCCCGCCTTCAGGCGAACAAGGCCTTCACGTTCGTCAATGTGGATTTGAACGACGAGTCGGGGGTGGCGACGCTGTTCAAGGCCCATTCATTCGATTACGTGGTCAACCTGGCCGCCCAAGCGGGCGTACGCTACAGCCTCATCAATCCCAAATCGTACATCAACGCCAACATCAACGGCTTTGGGCATATTCTCGAAGGCTGTCGGCACACGGGCGTCAAGCATCTGGTCTTCGCTTCCTCAAGCTCGGTCTACGGCCTGAACACCAAGATGCCCTTCAGCGTTCACGACAACGTGGACCATCCCATCAGTTTGTACGCCGCCTCGAAGAAGGCGAACGAACTCATGGCGCATTCCTACAGCTATCTTTTTAAGCTCCCTTGCACCGGGCTTCGTTTTTTCACGGTCTACGGACCTTGGGGTCGCCCGGACATGGCACTTTTTCTTTTCACCAAGGGAATTCTCGAAGGAACTCCCATCAACGTTTTCAATCATGGAAAAATGAAACGCGACTTCACGTATATTGATGACATCATCGAGGGCGTTGTTCGGGTTATGCTCAAAGCCCCGACGCCGAATGACGAATGGTCGAGCCTTTCGCCTGATCCTTCCTCCAGCCCGGCACCTTATAAAATCTACAACATCGGCAACAACAACTGCGTCGAGCTTGAGCGCTACATAGAAGTCCTGGAAGAGCAATTGGGAGCGAAGGCGATCAAAAACTACATGGACATGCAGCCCGGCGATGTTCCTGCTACTTATGCCGACGTTGACGACTTGATCCGCGATGTCGGCTTTAAGCCCAGCACGACAATTGAAACCGGTATTGCCAACTTCGTTGCCTGGTATCGCGAATACTACAACTGTTGA